In Thermoanaerobaculia bacterium, a single window of DNA contains:
- a CDS encoding SRPBCC domain-containing protein yields the protein MADILHDLPIQTSLERLFLAVSTPGGLDTWWTLRCTGEPREGAEYGLWFGPDYDWRARVSRYVRSSEFELEIVHADSDWLGTRVGMRLEAGDGVTWLRFRHTGWPNPNEHFRVSSNCWAMYLRILRRSLEHGESVPYADRLTV from the coding sequence ATGGCCGACATCCTGCATGACTTGCCGATCCAGACTTCTCTCGAACGGCTGTTCCTCGCCGTGAGCACGCCGGGCGGGTTGGACACCTGGTGGACCCTGCGCTGCACCGGGGAGCCGCGCGAAGGAGCCGAGTACGGACTCTGGTTCGGGCCCGACTACGACTGGCGAGCCCGGGTGTCCCGGTACGTTCGAAGCTCCGAGTTCGAGCTCGAGATCGTGCACGCCGACAGCGACTGGCTCGGCACCCGCGTCGGGATGCGGCTCGAGGCCGGTGATGGTGTCACCTGGCTGCGATTCCGCCATACCGGTTGGCCGAACCCGAACGAGCACTTCCGGGTCTCCTCCAACTGCTGGGCGATGTACCTGCGAATCCTGCGCCGGTCCCTCGAGCATGGCGAATCGGTGCCGTATGCCGATCGCCTGACCGTCTGA